CACCCTGCAAAGGCATTCCAGCGCCATCGTCAAGGAAGCCCTGCCTGACGACCATGAACACCGAGCCGCTGCCGCCCTGACCGCCATTCCCGAGATCGCGGCGAAGGTGCAGCCCAAGGATCAACCTGCAACGAAGCCGCTCCTTCCTCCCGTGGCGACGAAAGCTCCAGAACCGGCCCCATCGCAACCCGTGGCTCCGCCGGCATCGAAAGATCCATTCCCATTCTGGCTGATGGTGCCGTTGCTGCTGGGGGGGGCCGCCGGGGCTTATGTTTTCTTCCGTTCGCGGTCATCCGTTTCTTTCTCCGCCAAGGCCGAATCCACGATGCCGTTGGACGTGGCCTCGCATTATATCGATGCCAAGGTCAGAAACGCCCTTGATGATGCGGAGATATTGCGGCGCAAACTGCTCGTCGACGAAAGCGGCGCGGTCGATGTCGAGCGGCGTTTCTCGCTGCGGGTTAGGGTTCCTCCCGGAGCCATGGTGGTCCAGTGGGTTGGCGCGGATGGCCAGAATCGGGAGACCCCCGCCATCGACATCTCCATGCATGGGGTGAAATTCGAGACGCATGGAGTCGGGGTGGAAACTCTTGCCAGAATCATCTGTCCGCAGATGGAGGTGGTTCTGGCGGTGAAGAAGTTCCAGGAAATCCGCCGCGACGGAAGCCGTGTCGTCGCATTGCTGGTCGAGTTCGAGGATAATCTCGATGACTGGATGCGGTGGGTGGAGATCATCACCCGGATCGATATCATCGCCGCCGAGCTTCCTTCCGGGCAGCCAAGCTTCGGCAGCCAGGACCCGATCCCGCATGCCTGATACCAACCGGCCAATGACTTGACCGATTGGTATCCTTATTCTTGGCCCTCGCCGGGCGCTCGCTCCGCTCGCTTGGCCGCGGCCTCAATGGCCGCTCGATGCCGGCCAACGAGTCAGATCGAGCGGTGGCCGGTATGATTGCGGGACATGGGCGGGCGCAGTTCACTTTGCCAGCTCCTCACGGAGGGTTTCCAGCTCCAGCCAGCGTTCCTCCGCCGCCGTCAACTCGGCGCGGGCGGCATCCAGGCGGGTGGCGGCGGCCTCGAAGGCGGCGCGGTCGCGGGCAAACAGTCCGGGATCGGCGAGACGGGTTTCCAGCCGGGCGATCTCGGTAGCCAGGGCGTCGAGACGGGCGGGCAACAGGTCAAGCTCGCGGGCATCCTTGTAGCCGAGCCTGCTCGCCGCCTTGGGCCGCGCCGGTGCCGCCGGGCGGGGGGCTTCGCGCCGGACCGGTGCGGGTTCTTGGCCGGGCCGTAGCTTCAGGTAGTCGGAATAGCCGCCGGCATATTCGCCCAGGTCGCCATTCCCTTCGACGGCGATGACGCTGGTGACCAGGCGGTCGAGGAAGTCGCGGTCGTGGCTGACCACCAGCAGGGTGCCCTCGTACTCGGCCAGGACCTCTTCCAGGAGGTCGAGGGTGTCCATGTCCAGGTCGTTGGTCGGCTCGTCCAGGATCAGCAGGTTGGACGGCTTGGCCAGGAGCTTGGCCAGCAGCAAGCGGTTGCGCTCGCCGCCCGACAGGGCCTTGACCGGGGTGCGCGCCTGGGCCTCGGAAAACAGGAAGTCCTTCATGTAGCCGACCACGTGCTGGGGTTTGCCGCGCACCCAGATGCTATCGCCGCGTCCGTCGGTCAGGGTGTCCCAGACGTTGCGCTCGGGGTCGAGGCGGTCGCGGCGCTGGTCGAAATAGGCGGGCTCCAGGTTGGTGCCCAGGCGCAGGGTGCCGGAATCGGGGGCGATGTCTCCGGTCAGCAGGCGCAGCAGCGTGGTCTTGCCGGCCCCGTTGGGCCCGATCAGGCCGATGCGGTCGCCGCGCATCACCCGGGTCGAAAACCGGTCGACCACCACCTTGTCGCCGAAACGCTTGCCGATGGCATCGGCTTCGATCACCAGGCGTCCGGACGACTCGCCGGCATCGGCCGCCAGCTTGGCGATGCGGCCGGACTCGGTCCGGGCCCGGAGCGTCAGGGCGCGCTCCTTGCGCAGTCCCTGCAAGGCGCGCAGCCGGCCCATGTTGCGCTTGCGCCTCGCGGTGACGCCGCGGGCCAGCCAGTGCATCTCCTGGCGCAGTTTGGTGTTCATGCGCGCCAACTCCGCTTCCTCGGCGAGGTAGGTTTCCTCCTGCCAGGCGGGAAAGGCGGCGAAGCCCTGTTCGGAACGGCGCACCAAGCCGCGCTCCAGCCACAGGGTCTGACGCGATACCGTTTCCAGGAAGCGGCGGTCATGGCTGATGGTCACCAGGGCGCCGGGAAAGGCGTCCAAGGTCTGTTCCAGCCACAGGATGGTCGGCAGGTCCAGGTGGTTGGTGGGTTCGTCCAGCAACAGGACGTCGGGTTCGCTCACCAGGGCCCGGGCCAGTGCCGCCCGCCGGCCCTCGCCGCCCGACAACAGCGCGGGCTCGCGGGCGCCGTCCAGCTTGAGGGCTTCCAGGACCGCATCGATCCGGTAATGCTGGTCGCGTTCGGCCTCGGGCAGGCCGGCGGCGACGTAGGCGGCGACACTGGGCCCGAGCAGGGCCGGGTCCTGCGGCAGGGTGGCGATGCGGGTGCCGGGCTGGACGAAGCGTTCCCCGGAATCGGGTTGGACTTCGCCGGCCAAGACCTTGAGCAAGGTCGACTTGCCGGAACCGTTGCGGCCGACCAGACAGGTCTTGTCGCCGCGACCTACCCAGGTCGTGACGCCCTCGAACAGGGGAGAGCCGCCGAAGGTGAGGCGGACGTCGCGCAGGGCGAGCAGCGGAGGCGAAGCCATGGCCTCACCTACACCGGGGCCCGCTCCGGTTCAAGCGGACTCGTCGCCCCGCTCGTTGGCGCGGGTGACCTGGGGTATTTTCCCTGCCCGACGGCAGCCTGTGCAACCCCGAGACCCGCGTTCCGATTGACAACCCCATCGTCCGCTCGCGGCCCGAGCCTTCCGCTAGCCGCGTCCTCCGCCTGACGCTGCTGGCCCCCGACATCGTCGAGGCGATTCTCGGCGGGCGGCAGCCCGAGAAGCTGACCCTGCGGGCGTTGCTGGAGCCGTTCCCGATTGGGTGGGATGAGCAGCGGCGGGTTTTGCTGGGCGACAGGTGTGCCTGCTGTTAACCCAAGGCAGGCCTTCGTCACCGCCTTGCGCCCGGGGGCCGCCCGAACACAGCGCTCGAAAGCGGCCATTTGGAGCGGACGGCGAATTAAGTGGACTGGCACCGTAATCCCCTTGGCCTTGCCCCAGCGGTGGCCGTCCTTGCCGTCGGCACGGCCGTAGCGCGGACCGCACAGCCGGACCGCGTCCTCCTCCATCAGGCAGGCCAAGGTGGCAATGTCTGCCGTCAGGCAGAAGCGTTTGAAGCTGGCACGGACATCTTGCAGAGCATCTTCGACGATTGCCGCTGGGACAACCGTGGATGGTATGGTAGATTTCTTCATGGCGTCATATCGAACTTCGGATAACCTGATGAAGACTCCTTCGTGGCATATTCCCTGACTGGAATCAGTGAAAGTTCGGCCGTTGAAGATCGACATTGAGGAAATTTGCAAAGCTAGCGGCAATAAGCTTGCTGACAAAGGTCTAGCCAAGTTACTCGCCGATGGGGATCTCGCCCAAGTTGCAGCTAAATGGCTTGAAGAAGATCTGGGGCTGTCTTCTCCTGTCGCAAATCTATTCATTCGAGCTTTGGCCCAATTGGCGACCCATGTTGCAAAAAATGGCGGGGCTGCGGCTGGTTCAAAAATAGCGGGCGCGGTTGGCGCTGTCATCGGAAAATGGATTGTAAAAATACCTAGTTATTCAAGGCTCAATGACGCAGTTGACGCGCTCAGTGCCCGGTTAAGTAACAAGGCGGCAGCTCAGCGGGAATTCAGCGATATTTTGTCAGGAAAACGACTGGCGAGAGACGCGGCCTTTGGAAAGTATCTAGCTTCGGATTTGTGCGCGCACCTCACGTCGTTGAGATCATTGGAAGAACTGCATCTGAAATTGGACGAT
This DNA window, taken from Magnetospirillum sp. WYHS-4, encodes the following:
- a CDS encoding VWA domain-containing protein is translated as MMIARVVRSLALLVCVVVGEARPGSAQVPPDIIILFDQSGSVGRHDPKLASKAWLLTFLKTFDNPYRVEIVGFDEALYRHLAVSRDSGTDIDAVNRAIDGIETAGRATDLEMPFRYLRNNAGPSTKLAVIISDGEPEIWDAKLGYLSKEVLGDSRYDDLNRQYRQMMDAGVSKRQRYEKLGALYHARNIELIEGQMPGISRLIGDRLIVWDLSGTSYYLKTWAKVAGAQYLPMRVAAQENPVEQLQKAMGTLQRHSSAIVKEALPDDHEHRAAAALTAIPEIAAKVQPKDQPATKPLLPPVATKAPEPAPSQPVAPPASKDPFPFWLMVPLLLGGAAGAYVFFRSRSSVSFSAKAESTMPLDVASHYIDAKVRNALDDAEILRRKLLVDESGAVDVERRFSLRVRVPPGAMVVQWVGADGQNRETPAIDISMHGVKFETHGVGVETLARIICPQMEVVLAVKKFQEIRRDGSRVVALLVEFEDNLDDWMRWVEIITRIDIIAAELPSGQPSFGSQDPIPHA
- a CDS encoding ATP-binding cassette domain-containing protein; amino-acid sequence: MASPPLLALRDVRLTFGGSPLFEGVTTWVGRGDKTCLVGRNGSGKSTLLKVLAGEVQPDSGERFVQPGTRIATLPQDPALLGPSVAAYVAAGLPEAERDQHYRIDAVLEALKLDGAREPALLSGGEGRRAALARALVSEPDVLLLDEPTNHLDLPTILWLEQTLDAFPGALVTISHDRRFLETVSRQTLWLERGLVRRSEQGFAAFPAWQEETYLAEEAELARMNTKLRQEMHWLARGVTARRKRNMGRLRALQGLRKERALTLRARTESGRIAKLAADAGESSGRLVIEADAIGKRFGDKVVVDRFSTRVMRGDRIGLIGPNGAGKTTLLRLLTGDIAPDSGTLRLGTNLEPAYFDQRRDRLDPERNVWDTLTDGRGDSIWVRGKPQHVVGYMKDFLFSEAQARTPVKALSGGERNRLLLAKLLAKPSNLLILDEPTNDLDMDTLDLLEEVLAEYEGTLLVVSHDRDFLDRLVTSVIAVEGNGDLGEYAGGYSDYLKLRPGQEPAPVRREAPRPAAPARPKAASRLGYKDARELDLLPARLDALATEIARLETRLADPGLFARDRAAFEAAATRLDAARAELTAAEERWLELETLREELAK